TCGTCTGGCGGGGAGGGAGTCACGCGAGGCGTGAGCGCGACCCCCGGCGTGCTCGTCAGATGCGCTCGTAGACGCGGACATAGTCCACGTACACGCGATGCGGGAACAGGCTCATGTCCACGCCCTGGCTGCCCCCCCACGAACCGCCGATGGCCAGGTTCAACAGGAGGTAGTGAGGCTTGTCGAAAGGCCACTTCGTGCTCGTCCCCTCGTTGAGGAAGGTGAAGTACTTCACCGAGTCCACGAAGAAGTCGATGCGATCCGGAAACCACTCGATGGCGTAGAGGTGGTAGTCGAGCCAGGGCGAGGACGCCTGGGTACTGCCGCCCCGCGGACCCGCGGAGGAGCCGTGGTAGTAGAACGGCGTGTGGACGGTGCCATGGATGGCGGTGGGCTGGTAGCCGACGTTCTCCATGATGTCGATCTCCCCGCACGCCGGCCAACCGACCTGGTCGATGTTCGTGCCCAGCAACCAGAAGGCTGGCCACGTTCCCTTGCCAGTGGGCAGCCGGGCGAACACCTCGATGCGACCCTGGAGGAAGCTCTTCTTGCCCTTGGTGACGAGGCTGGCCGAGGTGATGTCGTGCCCGTTCCAGCCATCCTTGCGAGCCTCGAGGATGAGCTGACCATTCTCGCGCCGGGCGTTCTCCAGGCGGCCCTGGGTGTAGTACTGGAGTTCGTTGTTGCGCACGTAGCCGACCTCGTAGCCCCAGCGCGTCGGATCCGGCGGACCCGAGCCGTCGAACTCGTCCTGCCAGACCAGCCGCCAGTTCGAGGGCGGGGGCGTGCCCGTCTTCACCGCCAGCAGAGTGGGCGCCTGCTCGATCCATTGACCATCGGCGCCCTGGTGACTGGTGAAGACCTTCCAGGTGCCCGCCTGGTCCAACGTCCGCGTCGCGGACAACGTGACGGATTCCCCTGGCTGGAAGGTGCGCCCGTGGATCGCGGGCGACAGATCCGCCTGTGAGCCATCGGGCCGGCGAGCCGCGATGACCAGCGTCTGGACGGAGAAGGGGGTGGTGCCGGTGTTCTGGTACGTCACCGTGCCCTGGAGGAGCTCGCCCACGAAGGGAGCGCTCGTGTTGAGCGCCAGGGGCCTGGTCATGCTCAGGCGGCTCGTGGCGGGCGCCAGGAGGGTGAGGGTGCGCGGTGCTTCCTCGTGCCACGCACCACTGCTGTCCTGCCAACTGGCGAAGAGCTTCCAGGTACCCGGGGCATCACTGGCGGAGAAGGTACGGCCGGCCGTCAGCGAGAGCGTCTGGCCGGGCGTCAGCGTCCGCGTCCCCGTACCGGGCGAGAGGTCCGCGTAGCCTCCCGTGGGCGTCCGCATGGCGATGGCGAGGTTGGCGATGACGAGATTCTGGCCCGTGGTGTTCTTGTAGGTGACGGAGCCTTCGACGCGCTCGCCCTGGAGGAAGGCGACCTTGTTGAGCGACAGCGGCGCGCTCACCTCGAAGCCCGCGAGCGATTGCTCGACCTGGACCAGGGACTTCTCCTCCGCGCTGCCCCCACAGCCCACCGCCCACAGGACGGCGAGCATCCGGACCCACTGAAACCTCATGACTTGACTCCTCGTGCGGTGGCGACGGGTACCCGGCATGCGACAACCGCGTGCGAGCGGAGGCACTTCCAGGAACTCGAAGAATATACTCCATCCGAGTAAAACCTGTAAACGCACCCAACATCCGCTCCCTTGGGAACGGGCCATCAAGAAGACCGCTGCCACCACCACCGCACGAGCCACAGCCCGAGCGCTGCCCAGAGGGCAATGATGATGGCGCCAGCGATCCAGTTCGTCTCGCGCGGGCGCGCCTCTCGAAGGGCCCGCTCCCGGCATTCCGCGAGCACCGTCGGAGGGATGAGCCGGCGGACGAGCAGGATGCCCAGCGGGAGAAGAATCAGGTCATCGAGGTAGCCCAGGACGGGGATGAAGTCGGGAATGAGGTCCACGGGACTCAGGGCGTACGCGACCACCGCCGCCGCCAGGAGCTTCGCGTACCACGGCACCGCGGGGTGCCGGACCGCGAGGAGCAGCGCCACCACCTCTGTCTTGAGCGCCCGGGCCTTCTGCTTCCACCGCTCCAAGGCCTTCATGGAGGCACCCTCGCCCCCTGAGTGAGATCCGCGCACCAGCAAGACAAGGCATCGCCTGGGTGCGCGGACACGCACCAGCCCCACGGGCCCGAGAAAGACGCGTATCCTCGCGGGCTCACATTCCTCCGCCGAACTCTCCGTACTGTGAGGCCCAGGTCCTTCGGTGCAGGGGAATTCATGTCGTTACGAGTCGAGGAGCAACTGCTGGCGTTGACCGCGGGCACGGCCTTTCAGCTCGTCTGGGAGGGGCTCAAGGGTCTGAGCAGACGCATCGCCGACCATGACAGGGTTCGACGGGGAATGCATGCGTACGCCCGGAACTTCCTGGAGCGGTACGGGAACATCAAGGTCCTCAACATGGATCAGCCTGTTCCCTTGAGGGACATCTACGTGGCCGCCCAGGCGATTCCTCCGCGGGCCATGAAGAGCTTCTGCTCGGTGGAAGAGCTGCACAAGTTGTTCCTTCTGCGAGGCAAGCGCTTGTCCTGGCCGAAGGCGCATCCAGGCAGCAGGACAGACTGCCTGGAGCATTCCAACAAGTCCCGCTTTCTCAACGTCCTCGGTTGCCCTGGGGCGGGCAAGTCCACCTTCCTCCGCCGGCTCGGCCTGGAGGCGCTCCTACCGCGACGAACCTGGAGCGCCCCCTTGCTCGAATCGCTCGGCCGCGGACCCGACCTCGGCGCCATTGAACTCAGCCGCTACGAGCACGACTGCCTTCCCGTCCTGATCGAGCTTCGCCGCTTCCGCACGGATGCGATCGATCTCACCCCACTCATCCAGAACGAGTTGGCGATCTGTGGCCTGCCCGAGTCCGGCGAGCTGGTCAGAACACTCCTGGAGGAAGGACGCCTCCTGCTCCTCCTCGATGGCGTGGATGAGGTCCCCGACTGTCAGCTCGACAAGGCCATCTCGCACATGAGTGACTTCGTGGACCGCTACAGCGGCAACCGCTTCGTCATCTCGTGCCGGACCGCTTTCTACAAGGGTTACTTCAGCCGCTTCGAGGATGTGCTCCTGTCCGACTTCGACGACCAGCAGGTCGCCAGCTTCGTCCAGAACTGGTTCCGTTCCGACACGGATCGCCAGTACCGGCTCTCCGAGGAGTTCTTGAAGTTGCTCGGGGAACCCGCCCACGCCTCCGCCAGGGAACTGGCCCACACGCCCCTGCTGCTGACGTTTCTCTGCCTCACCTACGATGACCGCCAGCGCCTGCCCGCCAACCGGAGCGAGCTCTACCGGCAGGCGCTGGAGATTCTCATGGAGCGGTGGGCCGCCTCCAAGCGCGTCCACCATGAGCCCATCTACCGGGAGCTCCATGCCAGGATGGAAGTACAGATGTTGGCCGAGATCGCCGCGCCAGCCTTTCACGACAACCGCTATTTCTTCACCCGCCGGGAGCTGACCGAGTCCATCACCCACTTCCTCCGCGAGGAGCTCAATGCGCCCAAGCACCTGAATGGAGACCAGGTGTTGCAGGCCATCGAGGTCCAACAAGGACTCATCGTTCAGCGGGCCCAGGACGCCTGGTCATTCTCGCACCTCACGCTGCAGGAGTACCTCACGGCCATCTGGCATGAGGACCCCCAGCGGCTCGCGGAGCTCGTCCGCACGCGCCTGTTCGATGCGCGCTGGCAAGAAGTCTTCATCCTCCTGGCGGGAGCGGTCCGCAAAGCGGATGATCTGTTGCTGCGGATGCAGCAATCCGCCGAACAGCATTTGGGGAATGCCGTCCGGCTCGTGCGCTGGGCGAGCAGCAAGCACGTGCCCCTGGACGATGCGGAGCAGACCGCGGCCCGACGTGCCTTCGCCATGGCCCTCGCCTTCGACATCAGCCAGGCGATAGACCTCGACCGCATTCTCGCCGAGGAGTTCGACCCCTATCGCAAGTGCGACTTCTCCGTCTCCCTCATCATCAACCGGATCGAGGCCCGCGGCCTCGGTTTCGACTTCAATCTGGCTCGCGACCTCGTCCGCGAACTCGGCTCCAGCCACGACATCGCCTACGACTTCAACCTCGACTGCAGCTACATCTGGGCTCAGGCCAAGGGCCGGGCCCGGGACTTCTTTGTCAGGCACGCCCGGTGTCTGATCAACGCCTTCGCCGAACTGGCTTCAAGCCGGGTCCTCTCGGGGAAGTGGGATGAGGTGGAACCGCGGGTGCAAGTCCTACGTCATCAACTGAGCTGGAATGCTTCGTTCCAAGATGTACTCAAGACGTGGAGACAGCTCTTGGGGCTCTTCGTCAGGACGCTGCAACTCTCCCCTGAGCCACGCGAGCTGGTGGAAGGCAGGGCCAGGCTCGAAAAATACCTGTCGGCGTGCCTGCTGATCGTCCATTGCAAGGACGCGGCGATGCGCGTCAGCCGCTCGGTCTGGGAGGAGATCTGCCTGCGAATGCTCAACCCTCCGGCGTAGTCGCATCCACCCTCATGCGCCTCACCTTCCGGAGAAGTCGCGCACCAGCGCCACGACCCGATCCACCTCGGCGGGCTGGATGTAGAAGTGGGGCGAGAGGCGGATGCGGCCCCGGCGCAGGGAGAAGCTCACGAGGTTCTCGGTGAGGTGCGTGGCGAGCGCCTTCACATCCCCCCGAGGAGGCAGGAAGGTGAGGATTCCCGCGCGGTGCTCGGGGGTGGGGCCGGTGGAGCACCCCAGGGCACGCAGCTCCGCGTCCGCGTGGACGAGCAGCTCGCGGATGCGCGCCGCGACGGCGTCCATCCCCACCTCCAGCAGCAGGCCCAGGGCGGCGTGGAGCGCGTAGATGCCCGCGTAGTTGTGGCTGCCCTCCTCGAACTTCCTGGCATCCGGGCGCAGCTCGAAGTGGGCCTCGTTGAAGTTCCAGGCGTCGGTGGTGGATCGCCAGCCGACGAGCACGGGCCGCACGCGTGGCAACACGTTCCGGTCCACGTAGAAGAAGCCGATTCCCGCCACGCCAATCATCCACTTGTGGCTGTCGGCGCTGAGGAAGTGGATGCGGCACTTCTTCACGTCCACGGGGATGCAGCCCACGCTCTGGATGCCATCCACGCAGAAGAGGACGCCCGCGCGCTCGCACAGCGCGCCAATCGCCTCCAGGTCCGTGCGGTAGCCCGAGGCGAACTGCACGGAGCTCACGGCGACGAGCCGGGTACGGGGAGTGAGCGCGGCGGCCACGGCCTCGGGGGTCACCCCGCCCTCGCGCGCCTCGATCTCCCGCACGATCACACCGCGGTCACGCAGGTGCAGCCAGGGGTAGACGTTGGAGGGGTACTCGATGGACGCGGCGACGGCGACCTCGTCCCCGGGGCGCCAGTCGAGCCCCTCGGCGACGAGGCCGAGCCCATGCCCCGTGTTGCGCACGAAGGCGATCTCCTCGGGCTCGGCGCCGATGATGCGGGCGGCGAGCGCCCGGGTGGCCTCGGTGCGCGCCTCCCAACCCCGCTCGTAGCGCACGCCGTGCAGCAGCAGATCCTCCGACCACTCCCGGATGGCGGTGGCGGCCCGCTGGCTCGTGGGCGAAACACCCG
Above is a window of Cystobacter fuscus DNA encoding:
- a CDS encoding glycoside hydrolase family 16 protein, with the translated sequence MRFQWVRMLAVLWAVGCGGSAEEKSLVQVEQSLAGFEVSAPLSLNKVAFLQGERVEGSVTYKNTTGQNLVIANLAIAMRTPTGGYADLSPGTGTRTLTPGQTLSLTAGRTFSASDAPGTWKLFASWQDSSGAWHEEAPRTLTLLAPATSRLSMTRPLALNTSAPFVGELLQGTVTYQNTGTTPFSVQTLVIAARRPDGSQADLSPAIHGRTFQPGESVTLSATRTLDQAGTWKVFTSHQGADGQWIEQAPTLLAVKTGTPPPSNWRLVWQDEFDGSGPPDPTRWGYEVGYVRNNELQYYTQGRLENARRENGQLILEARKDGWNGHDITSASLVTKGKKSFLQGRIEVFARLPTGKGTWPAFWLLGTNIDQVGWPACGEIDIMENVGYQPTAIHGTVHTPFYYHGSSAGPRGGSTQASSPWLDYHLYAIEWFPDRIDFFVDSVKYFTFLNEGTSTKWPFDKPHYLLLNLAIGGSWGGSQGVDMSLFPHRVYVDYVRVYERI
- a CDS encoding YkvA family protein produces the protein MKALERWKQKARALKTEVVALLLAVRHPAVPWYAKLLAAAVVAYALSPVDLIPDFIPVLGYLDDLILLPLGILLVRRLIPPTVLAECRERALREARPRETNWIAGAIIIALWAALGLWLVRWWWQRSS
- a CDS encoding NACHT domain-containing protein, encoding MSLRVEEQLLALTAGTAFQLVWEGLKGLSRRIADHDRVRRGMHAYARNFLERYGNIKVLNMDQPVPLRDIYVAAQAIPPRAMKSFCSVEELHKLFLLRGKRLSWPKAHPGSRTDCLEHSNKSRFLNVLGCPGAGKSTFLRRLGLEALLPRRTWSAPLLESLGRGPDLGAIELSRYEHDCLPVLIELRRFRTDAIDLTPLIQNELAICGLPESGELVRTLLEEGRLLLLLDGVDEVPDCQLDKAISHMSDFVDRYSGNRFVISCRTAFYKGYFSRFEDVLLSDFDDQQVASFVQNWFRSDTDRQYRLSEEFLKLLGEPAHASARELAHTPLLLTFLCLTYDDRQRLPANRSELYRQALEILMERWAASKRVHHEPIYRELHARMEVQMLAEIAAPAFHDNRYFFTRRELTESITHFLREELNAPKHLNGDQVLQAIEVQQGLIVQRAQDAWSFSHLTLQEYLTAIWHEDPQRLAELVRTRLFDARWQEVFILLAGAVRKADDLLLRMQQSAEQHLGNAVRLVRWASSKHVPLDDAEQTAARRAFAMALAFDISQAIDLDRILAEEFDPYRKCDFSVSLIINRIEARGLGFDFNLARDLVRELGSSHDIAYDFNLDCSYIWAQAKGRARDFFVRHARCLINAFAELASSRVLSGKWDEVEPRVQVLRHQLSWNASFQDVLKTWRQLLGLFVRTLQLSPEPRELVEGRARLEKYLSACLLIVHCKDAAMRVSRSVWEEICLRMLNPPA
- a CDS encoding aminotransferase class V-fold PLP-dependent enzyme, with amino-acid sequence MAPSPDFDAYRSEFPIVREQLAFNHAGVSPTSQRAATAIREWSEDLLLHGVRYERGWEARTEATRALAARIIGAEPEEIAFVRNTGHGLGLVAEGLDWRPGDEVAVAASIEYPSNVYPWLHLRDRGVIVREIEAREGGVTPEAVAAALTPRTRLVAVSSVQFASGYRTDLEAIGALCERAGVLFCVDGIQSVGCIPVDVKKCRIHFLSADSHKWMIGVAGIGFFYVDRNVLPRVRPVLVGWRSTTDAWNFNEAHFELRPDARKFEEGSHNYAGIYALHAALGLLLEVGMDAVAARIRELLVHADAELRALGCSTGPTPEHRAGILTFLPPRGDVKALATHLTENLVSFSLRRGRIRLSPHFYIQPAEVDRVVALVRDFSGR